A genomic segment from Nicotiana sylvestris chromosome 1, ASM39365v2, whole genome shotgun sequence encodes:
- the LOC104236044 gene encoding probable pectin methylesterase CGR3: protein MSRRPTTARRLADTGGIPFVGSFHPKSRPSPLLSLGLVVGALLIIGYVYHGSGGRSPADAFSKLEGGMSCTAELHRALPGLKKAYGDNMRKVLHVGPDTCSVVSKLLKEEDTEAWGIEPYDLDETDSNCKHLVHNGIVRVADIKFPLPYRSKSFSLVIVSDAVDYLSPRYLNKTLPELARVASDGLVILSGYPGQQRVKVAELSKFGRPAKLRSSSWWIRFFIQTSLEENEAATKKFEQAAAKRSYKPACQVFHLKPLLR, encoded by the exons ATGTCAAGAAGGCCAACTACAGCTCGCCGTCTTGCAGATACTGGGGGCATTCCATTTGTTGGCTCCTTTCACCCCAAATCACGTCCATCTCCTTTATTGTCCTTAGGACTTGTTGTG GGTGCATTGCTGATCATTGGTTATGTATATCATGGTTCAG GTGGAAGAAGTCCAGCAGATGCTTTTAGTAAACTTGAAG GTGGTATGTCATGCACGGCTGAGCTTCACAGAGCATTACCTGGACTGAAGAAAGCATATGGGGATAACATGCGGAAAGTGTTGCATGTAGGCCCTGACACTTGTTCAGTGGTCTCTAAACTATTAAAAGAAGAGGATACCGAAGCTTGGGGCATTGAACCGTATGATTTAGATGAAACTGATAGCAACTGCAAGCATCTTGTTCATAACGGGATTGTGCGAGTAGCCGATATTAAATTTCCTCTTCCCTACCGTTCAAAGTCGTTCTCTCTTGTCATAGTGTCTGATGCAGTGGATTACTTGTCTCCAAGATACCTTAACAAGACTCTTCCAGAATTGGCAAGGGTGGCTTCTGACGGTTTAGTTATTTTATCTG GCTATCCTGGTCAACAAAGGGTTAAAGTGGCGGAGCTGTCAAAATTTGGTCGGCCG GCCAAATTGCGGAGCTCATCCTGGTGGATTAGATTTTTTATTCAGACCAGCTTAGAAGAGAATGAAGCTGCAACTAAGAAATTTGAACAAGCAGCAGCCAAGAGGTCTTATAAGCCAGCATGCCAAGTTTTCCACCTCAAACCACTTCTTCGTTGA